Below is a genomic region from Mucilaginibacter auburnensis.
TTATCATGTTATGCACTATCGCCGTGATGTGGTACAGGCCAATCTGCGAAACTCCTTCCCCGAAAAAAACGGGGCAGAATTAAAAGTTATTGAAAAAGAATACTACAGCTACCTTGCCGACCTGAGTGTTGAAACGGTTAAACTCTTCACCATATCAGAAAAAGAGGTAATGAAGCGTATGCGTTGCACTAATTTTGATTTGATACAGGGTTACTTCGCACAGGGTAAAAGCGTAATCGGAGCTTTAGGACATTATGGCAATTGGGAACTTGCTGCGCATTGTTTAAGCCTGCTTACGCAAACAGAACGACGGATTATTGTTTATAAGCCACTTACAAACAAAACATTTGATAATGCATTTATAAAAGTCCGCTCCAGGTTTGGCGCCACTCTTGTAGCAATGCAAAACACCATGCGAACGCTTGTTAGTTACAAAAAAGAAACAACAATAAGCGTACTGGTTAGCGATCAAACACCGGTGCAAAGCGAGGCCAATTATTTCACTGAATTTTTGAATCAACCCACTGCTGTTTTTTTGGGTGTGGAAAAATTATCCAAACTTTTAAACAATGTTGTTGTCTTTTGCGATATCAGGCGTATAAAAAGAGGATATTATACTGTTACCTTTGTGCCTTTATTTGATGATGCAAAAAATACCGCCGAGTACGAAATAACACGCGAGCACGTTCGGTATTTAGAGAATGTAATTAAACAAGAACCGGCCTATTGGTTATGGTCACACAAAAGATGGAAATTTACACCACCACATAGCAATTGATGAATAAACCAAAAGTTGCTATAGTTATATTGAATTGGAACGGTGTTAATCACCTGCGCACATTTTTACCATCGGTGATAACGTCATCGTACCCCAACCTGGAGATAGTAGTTGGCGATAACGCGTCTACTGACGAATCACTTTCATTTATTGAAGACACTTACCCTGCAATCCGCATTATTCGTAATGAAGAAAATTATGGCTTTACCGGAGGTTATAACCGTGTATTGAAACAGGTAGAGGCAGATTATTATATTCTGTTAAACTCTGATGTTGAAGTTCACCCGGGTTGGATAGAACCTGTTATTGACCTGATGGAAAGTGACCCGCTTATTGCAGTGGCCGCGCCAAAAATATTAGACTATAATAAGAGAGAATATTTTGAACATGCCGGTGCTGCCGGTGGCTATATTGATAGTTTTGGCTATCCTTTTTGCCAGGGCCGCATGTTTTATGAGATAGAGAAAGATAACGGACAGTACAATACTTCGCATGAGGTATTTTGGGCTACAGGCGCTGCCATGTTCATCAAAAAGAAATGTTGGGATGAAGCAGCAGGATTTGATGACCGCTTTTTTGCACATATGGAAGAGATTGACCTTTGCTGGCGTTTGAAAAACCGTGGCTATAAGGTTATGTACTGTGCAGAATCATATGTATATCACCTGGGGGGCGGTACGTTAAATACTGAAAATCCGTTTAAAACCTATCTCAACTTCCGCAATAACCTGCTTTTATTAAAGAAAAATCTACCGTTTTGGCGGGGGGCATCTGTTATTACCACCCGCTTCTTTTTAGATTTCACTGCATTGGTGAGGTTTTTAAGTGAAGGCAAACGCAAAGACGCGTGGGCAGTTAGCAAGGCGCATCAAAACTTCGCGCGTAACATATTTCACTCCGAAGAAGAGCACCATCGCGACAAATTACCAACAAAGCTTACAGGGATGTATCGCGGCAGCATTGTTTGGGAGTTCTTTGTAAAGAAATGCCACCTTTTTAGTTGCCTGGATAAGGATAAGTTTTAACCCTACCCTATCAAACTCTCAATACCCAGGCGATAGCTATCCATTCCGAAACCCAAAATTACTCCTTTGCAATTGGCCGAAAGATAAGAATGATGCCTGAATGCTTCGCGTTTATGTACATTAGATATATGCACCTCGATAACCGGGGTTTTGATTGCTGCAATAGCATCGGCAATTGCAATTGATGTATGCGTATAAGCGCCTGCATTTAATACAATGCCATCAAAACTAAACCCAATTTCGTGCAGCTTATTGATGATCTCGCCTTCCACATTACTTTGGTAGTAGCTGATGTTAACATCCGGGTAGCGCTTTTTCAGCTCGGTTAAATAAGTATCAAAGCTGGCATCGCCGTAGATAGATTTCTCGCGTACGCCTAACAAGTTTAAATTTGGGCCGTTTATAATCTGTATATTCATTTGCTCAAACTTAACTATAAATCAAACAAAACTAAAATCAATTGGACTGGCCATCGGCAATAAAAGGATTTAAGGCGTACATGAAACTGGAACGGTCACTGTCGGCTAATTCTGTTGAAGCGTACGCGCGAGACATTGATAAGCTGCAACAATTTGCAGAACAGGGAACCAAACCTGTAAAGCCTGATGATATTAAACTCGCCGATCTGCGACAGTTTATTAATTTCATAAACGAGTTGGGTATGATTCCCTCTTCGCAGGCCCGTATTCTATCTGGTGTAAAAGCGTTTTATAAATATTTACTAACCGAAGAGCTGATAGACAGCGATCCGTCTGAGTTGTTAGAATCGCCTAAAATACAGCGCAAACTTCCGGATACATTGAGCTATAACGATATTAATAAGCTGATTGCTGCCATTGACCTTTCAAAGCCCGAAGGCATGCGCAATAAAGCTATTATGGAAGTGTTATATGGTTGCGGTTTGCGGGTATCTGAACTGACCGAACTTAAACTATCCAACCTGTACCTTGATATTGAATTTATAAAAGTTACCGGTAAGGGCAATAAAGAGCGCCTTGTACCCATTGGCAACGAAGCCATTAAAGCTTTGAAGCTTTGGATACAACAGGTACGCCCCAATATTCCAGTTAAAAAAGGACATGAAGATATTGTTTTTCTTAACCGCCGTGGTGCGGGGCTTACGCGTGTATACATCTTCACCATGATTAAGGAACTTGCCGCTGCCATCGGCTTACAAAAAAATATTAGTCCGCATACATTGAGGCATTCATTTGCAACACATTTGGTAGAGGGAGGCGCCGACCTGCGTGCCGTGCAGGAGATGTTAGGGCACGAAAGTATTACCACAACGGAGATTTACACCCACCTTGACCGTGAATACTTAAAAAGTACCATTATTCAACATCACCCCCGCAATTAGCCGTTTTTTGACGCTAAAGCGCCTGTTTTCTGCTATATTTTTCTTATTTTTCAGCACCTTGAATATTTACCTCCTCTATGAAAAAAAGATTTAGTGCAAGAAAAGAAGCTTCAAAAGTAGTAATGATTATAGCAGGCATTATGTGTGCTGCATTTGGATTGAAGGGTTTTCTTATTCCTAATGATTTTATTGACGGTGGTGTAACAGGTATTTCACTGCTTATCAGCTCTATTACTGATTGGCCGGTATCTGTTTTGCTATTTGTTATCAATATTCCTTTTATATGGTTAGGGTACAAAAGGGTAGATAAGTTATTTGCTATTAAGACACTGGTAGCCATTATAATACTATCATTAGTTATATACTTTATTGAATTTCCGGACATCACGCACGACAGGCTCTTGATAGCCGTATTTGGTGGGTTCTTTTTAGGCTTAGGTATAGGTTTGTGTATGCGCGGCGGTAGTGTTATTGACGGTACCGAATTGCTGGCGGTTTACATTAACCCCCGGTCTTTCCTCTCTATCGGGCAAATTATATTGCTTATCAACGTATTTATTTTTGGTGTTGCAGCCTTCTTCCTTGGTATTGAAAAAGCGCTGTACTCCATGTTAACCTATTTGGCCGCCACGCAAACTATTAATTACATTATTCAAGGTTTTGATGAGTATACATCGGTAACCATTATCTCTCCTAAAAGTGAATTGATCAAAAATGTAATTATGCGCCATTTGCACAGAGGGGTTACTGTTTACAAAGGCGAGCGCGGTTTTGGTAAAACTACGTTTGAAGATAAGAATATTGACATATTGGTAACGGTAATAACTCGCCTTGATGTACAACGTGTGGTCACCCGGGTGCAAGAAATTGACCCTACGGCTTTCATTATCACTAACTCGGTATCTGAAGTGCGTGGCGGACTGGTAAAAAAATTAACTATTGGCCATTAACTTTAAAATAAGCATGAAGAAATACCTGCCTGTTTTGACCATTATACTTTGCAGTTTTATTACCGCAGATAATTTCGCAACGTTACACCAATTAGTTGGTGGCACCTGGAAAATGAAAAAGAAAGACGGCTACACTTGTGAAAAATGGGTGAAGGTTAATGGCAATGAGCTAAAAAGCACGGCTTTTAATATTAAAGGTAAAGATACTTCGGTTTATGAAAGCGTAAGCCTAACCAACAAAAATGGCGTAATAGCATATACGGTTACCGGTGCCGGTAACAGCCAACCCGTGGCCTTTAAACTAACAACAGTCAATAACAATCAATTTATATTCTCTAACCCTGCTCATGATTTTCCGCAACAGGTGGTTTATCAATTTATAAATCCTGACTCGATACATGCCTGGGTAGATGGTAAATACAACGGGAAGGTTGAGAAAATAGATTTTTATTACAAGAGGACTAAATAACTAATTAGAGAAAAGCGCACTTTTAACTGCTTCTCTCAATTGATCATAATCGCCTGTTTTAACTATTGTTAAATTATTTTGAGGTGGTAGTCCACAAGCATTTGTTGTAATTACGGGTATATTACATGAAAGTGCTTTTAAAATAATCCTCGGCGAATGTTCAACATAAGTTGGATAAACAACCAAAGCTATGTCATCTAACAAATCATTTGCCGGTGCCGCAATTCTTACACCCTCCCAAAAACCAATATGTTCCATAGCGCCGCCGGTTACAACCAAAGTAAGGTCTAATTCAATAGCAAGGCGTTTAATTTCAAAAGCGCCTTTGCGAGCAACTCCTGATGCCGGAAACAAAACTTTATTACCACGTATTTTTTCCTTAGCGGGTATATCTGAATGAGCCCACTTTAGTTTAATAACTTTATTATTGAACAGCTCGGCAATCTCCTCATGAGGGGTTATTATATGCTCGGCTCTGTTTAAGGCAAGTATTTCACTTTCTACAATATCGTCGTTTGCTCTGAAATCATCTAACGTCTTACTTTGCGGATAAAGCTTGTGTGCAATATTGAGTCGGTCATGCAGATAAGTCAAGGGTAATCTCGTCATTAAAACATTGTACCTTCTACCACCAAACAAACCCTCTTGTTGTAAAAAAGGCAACAAATTTTGTGCTACAACAAGTTGAGTAGCATTGTAAGGAATCCGTTTGGCTATCTTTTTAGCAATTAGTCTGTCTAATTTTAATGATGATGCAAAAACATTCCGGTTCATTTTAGCATAAATATGCCTCCAAATAGTTCTTTGTACGGCAGGCATAATAAACGTCTTGATTGTAGGTCCATCCTTAATCTGCCATCTGAACTTGTGCAGATACTTTGCGTCATGTTTACCGGATGGCATGATAATGATATCATTTGGAGTTGCAATGCTGTTTATATACTGTTCGTACTCAGTCCATCTTTCATCTAATACAAATACTGTTGCTCCGGTTTGTGAAGTCGCCGGCGGTTGCTTAGGGGGTTTAAAGCAATCAAAGTTTCCGCACGAATAGCAATCGTTTATATGGTCAGGTGCCTGTATTCTGCTATTGCTTATTTCATTAACAGATGAGTTAGCCATTAACTTAACAATCAACTTATTTGCTGTTAGGTCTGTTACAACTTTAAAGTCAACATTAGCTCTAAAACGCAAATCGAGATAATTCCATTTTACGGTAGCATCCCTATCATGCTCTGCCAGCGAACCAGGAATAACTTTGGTGTGTTTGTGCCGTTCCAAAATTTCAAAACCTGCTTTTATAGCGGCATCATACAAAGCATTTGAAAGCTGACACATACCACCGGCTATTGACGGCACAATGCAACCCTCTCTAACCTCTCTGCCAATAACAAAACCTTTACCTATATTAGGATTACCAATGTGTTTCCAGAAGCTAAATGTTTGATTTGCCGGAACTTCCATTCCGTTTAGAATCTGAGCAGCAATACGCAGGTTCTGAACTTTTCCGGCGGTTAATATTTGATTTTGGGCATTATCATTTTTGTTCCACAACTCACTTTCTGAGGTTGCAGCTAATGGCAAATTGTTGAGATTTCCTTTATTGCTGAATTTTTCAAGTCCTGAAAATAAATTGTGATAACATCTTTTAAATGTAAAAAAAGTCACCTTTATCTGAAATATGGCAAGTTTAGAAAAACTGTGATTTTCGGCTAAGGCGTTTGACATTTGTTTATGCTGCGTTGTAAAACAGAGGTTGGTTAAATATAAACAGAAAACGAATTAATCAAACATCTATTGGTTGTGAAACAAGATTGTTAAACAAGCGTTGGTTATATTTACGCTATATGAACGCCAAAGAAATTGAACGTTTAATAAAGATCAGTCGCGAGCGGCCCTTAATGCCCGAAACCTATATTCCCTGGCAACTGGAGCCGGAGGCTAATGATATATTCTTGCCCGAAACGCTTACCTCATTAGAGGGTCTGGATGTGTATCATACACTCAGTCCTCAACAAAAAACAGAGTTAGGGCGGCACGAATTGGTGCAGGTTATTGCATCCTACGGATGGGGAGAACTCTTATTTTGCCTCTTCATGACCCGCCACATGCTCACCCTTCCGCCCGATAGTGTTGAGCATCAGTTTTTAATACGTGAGATGATTGAAGAGTTGCGCCACCAGGAAATGTTTGCCCAAGCCATTACCAAACTGGATGGCAAACCACTGCCTCAAAGCAAACTGCATCGGTTTTTTGGGCATTTCAGCAATAAATACCTGCCTGCCGACTACCTTTTTATGGGAAGCGTTTCCGTTGAATTGGTCACTGATGTATACGGTAATTATGCCCGTAAAGCCGATAATATTTATCCGGTTATAAAAAAGATGTTCGACCTGCATAACATTGAAGAAGGCAGGCATATTCTTTTCACCAAAAGTTTGCTTAAAGAGTACTCGGCAAAAGCCGGCTTTGTAAAGCGCACGTTATACAGCTATGTTATATTGTTTAATATACTTTTTATACGCACCATGTATGTTAAGCGCGAAATATATCAGCGTATTGGCTTAGAAAATCCTGACGAAGTATACAAAGCGGCAAGCAAAAATTTTAAGCAAAAATTTGCAGAGCGCTGTCTCGACGATATTATTGCCTTTGTACACGAGTGGCGTGGCTTTAACCGACTTACACGGTTTGCTTGGCGTTGGGTGTTGGGGGCTAAAATATAAAACAGTGAAGCATCAATTACTATCTTAGCATGTTACTTCCACTCCGTTTTCTCACTCACCGTCTTCTTCCGCACTCCTTTAGGATACTCGTCGGCATAGCCAAGGTAAATCACTCCCATCACCCGGTCCTCTGGTTTAAGATTTAAAAAGGAATGCATAGCCGGTTTAAGTATCATACCGCCAGTGCTCCAAAACGATGCGATATTTAAAGCAGTAGCGCCAAGCAATACATTTTGAATGGCAGATGCAGTGGCCCACTCCTCTTCAAAAACAGGAATTTTAGGCAAATTACCACGCTCCATAATAGCCACTATAGCGTGAGATACCTTATCGCCTTGCGTGTAAAAATTATCATAACTACCCTGAATAAATTCTGCCTCAGAGGTGTTAGCCTTATAAAGCGCAGCATGTTGTCGGCAAAAATCAGAAGGGCTGGGATACACAACAAATCGCCATGGTTCGGTTGAACCATGATTAGGCGCCCATATTGCCAGTTCAAGCAAGCTTTCTATTTGCTCATGTGGAATTTTGCCGCCATTCATCATAAAAGGTTTTACGCTACGGCGGCTTTTAATGGTGCCAGCAATATTGTTAAATAGTTCGTTCATTTAAATAATACCGTTTTAAGATAAAACTGTAATAACAATTTTTGGCAATTGCAGATGACTAAAAATCTAATAGATCGGCGGAAACTTTGCAGGGTTACTTTCGCTCATCATACCGTAAACCGCTTCTATCACATCATCAACGGAGGGTTTGGTAAAGTAGTCGCCATCCGTACCATACGGCGGGCGGTGGTCTTTAGCGCTAAGGGTACGCGGCGGGCAATCTAACATGTAGTAGCCCTTCTGGCTCTCAATTATTTTTTGCAGGATGTAAGCTGATGCAGCTCCTGGAAGATCTTCGTCCACAACCAGCAACTTGTTGGTTTTGCCAAGTGAAGCACCGCATAAGTTCTCGGTATCAAACGGATATAGTGTTTGAGGATCAACCACTTCTGTATATATACCCATTTGCTCCAGTTCTTCGGCGGCTTCCATAACAACACGTAAAGTAGAGCCGTACGATACAATAGTAATATCAGCACCTTCCCGCATTAGCTCCGCCTTACCCAAAGGCACAGTAAAATCGCCAACATTGGTAGGCATTTTTTCTTTAAGACGGTAGCCATTCAGAGACTCTACAACAATAGCGGGCTCATCACCGCGCAACAGTGTATTGTACATCCCGGCAGCCTGTGTCATATCTCGCGGAACACAAACGTGAAGGCCGCGCATAGTGCTCAAAATCATTCCCATTGGCGAACCTGAGTGCCATATACCTTCTAATCTATGTCCGCGGGTGCGAATGATAACCGGTGCTTTTTGTCCCCCGGCTGTACGGTAACTTAAACTGGCCAGATCATCGCTGATAACGGTTAAACCGTACAACAGATAATCCATGTATTGTATTTCGGCTATCGGGCGCAGGCCACGCATTGCCATACCCATCCCCTGTCCTATTATAGAGGTTTCGCGAATCCCGGTGTCGGAAATACGCAGGTCGCCATACTTGGCTTGTAAACCAGCAAAGCCTTGATTAACGTCACCTATTGCACCTAAATCCTCACCAAAAGCAACAATTGATTTATCGCGCTCAAAGTTAGCATCAAAGCATGCATTCAATATTTCCCGGCCATCCAACATACGGGCGTTAGGCTCGTATACGGCAGGTACCGCTTCAATTTTAAGTGGCGATTCGGGTGTATCTGAAAATAGTTTAGTGTTGAAGCGATCGTGATTCTTTCCATTCTGAACATGCAACCATTCAGCCAATGCAGTTCTCGCCTGAGTTGATTCTGCTGCGGTAATACGTAAAGCCTTCCTAATAGCCGAAACAACATCTTTGCGCCCTGGATCAACGCATGCTCTTAACGCAGCTGTAACAACATGTATCTCATCGCCATACTGAGATTCATTAGTCAATTTATCTAATAACGAAGCGGCTTCCTTTAATTCAGCATTTATCTCGGCAATAAATTCGTTCCATGCTTCCCGCTGAAATGCCTTCACTGTTTTTTTGGCGGTAGATTCCAGTTGCGCCAATTCATCTTCATTCATGATAGCCGCTTCCAAAATCCACTTACGCATTTGCAGCAGGCAATCGTACTCTGCCTCCCACTCCAAACGCTCGGCTGATTTGTAACGCTCATGAGAACCTGATGTAGAGTGCCCCTGTGGCTGCGTCATTTCAACCACATGTATCAGCACGGGTACATGCTCTTCTCTGCAAAGCTTAATAGCTTGCTCGTAAGTTTCGCACAGCGCCACATAATCCCAGCCTTTTACCCTGAAAATTTCAACACCATTGGTGCCGGTTTCACGCTGAAACCCTTTTACAACTTCAGAAATGTCTTCTTTTATCGTTTGTAAACTTGCAGGAACTGAAATGGCATAAGCGTCATCCCAAATAGATAAAGCCATAGGCACCTGCATAACACCGGCAGCGTTCAACACCTCAAAAAACAAGCCTTCAGATGTTGCACCATTACCTATGGTACCAAATGCTACCTCATTACCATTAACCGAAAAATTAGATAAGTACGATAGTTCTTTATTTTCGCGGTAAAGTTTTGAAGCATATGCCAAACCCAACAAACGCGGAATAGGACCGCCTGTAGTTGAAAGATCTGATCCGCAGTTTAAACTCTCCACCTGGTTAACCCAGCTACCATCAGTATTAACAAAGCGGGTACCATAATGACAGTTCATTTGGCGGCCGCCCGACGCGGGTTCTTTCTCAATATCCGGATGAGCATAAAGTTGCGCGAAGAACTCTTTCATATTGGTCATGCCGGTAGCAAACATAAAAGTTTGGTCTCTGTAGTAGCCTGCACGCCAATCGCCTTTTCTAAAGGCTTTTGCCATTGCCAACTGTGCAACTTCTTTACCATCTCCAAATATGCCAAACTTAGCCTTACCTGTAAGCACTTCCCTGCGGCCCAATAAACTGGCCTGTCGACTTTCGTAAGCGATACGGTAATCATTGATGACGATAGACTTAAAGTCGTCGAAACTAAGGTCGGCGACATCAAATTTATCCTGATTAATAATTGCAGTTTCGGGCATATTTCGATATTTAGATTTGTAAAATTAAAAAATTCTGTCGGTATACCTAAATGTTGAATTATTCTTAATGTGTAAACATTGTTTTGGATTTAGGTTAAACCTTTTATATTTGTGTTAATCAAACAGATATTATGAAAAGATTAGTTTTAATTTTCGCAGTGGTATTAGGCTTTGCATTTAACGCTGCTGCGCAAGGCGGTGCCAAAGCGGAATTTAAGTTTAATGAAGAAAAACACGACTTCGGTAAAATACCTCAAGGTAAACCGGTAACCACTCAGTTTGTATTTACTAACATTGGAGCAGAACCTTTGATTTTGACCAGTGTTCAACCTACGTGCGGTTGTACTATTGCAGACTATACCAAAACCCCTGTTAAAAAGGGCGATAAAGGTATAATTACCATCACTTATAATGCTGCTGCTATTGGTGGTTTTGGTAAAGCAATAGTGGTAACATCAAACGCAACCACACCTCAAAAAAACCTGATCATTTCAGGCGAAGTTGTAGCTGCAGCCGCGGCGGCGCCAAGCACACGTTAAGAGTTTAAGAATTATACCCTTACGCTCTTAAGCAAGAGAGAAAGGGTTAAAATAAAATATGGAGAACGGCCCTGGAAACAGGGCCGTTTTTTGTTATGTATAAATCTGCTACAATATTATCTTTTTACTAATTTTGCATTATGCCAAATATATCCCAAAAGGGGCAGCGAATGCCTGCTTCCCCTATCCGTAAACTTACTCCATATGCTGACAAAGCTAAACAGGACGGAAAAACGGTATTTCATTTAAACATTGGTCAGCCTGATATTGAAACGCCTGAAGGTATGATCAATGCAATAAAAAACGTTGATTTTAAGGTTTGGGCCTATACCCCATCAGAAGGTACTTTAAGTTATAGAAAGCAACTTACCAAATATTATAACCGCAATGGTTACAACATTACTCCCGAAGATATTATTGTAACAGCAGGTGGCTCGGAAGCCATATCCATTACTTTTATGACCTGCCTTGACGCCGGTGACGAAGTACTGGTACCGGAGCCTTATTATGCTAACTATAATGGCTTTGCCAGCCAGAGTGATATTGTAGTTAAGCCTATTCTATCCTACATTGACAGTGGGTTTGCGCTGCCGCCCATTGCAGAATTTGAGAAACATATTTCCTCAAAAACAAAAGCTATCTTCATTTGCAGCCCTAATAACCCGACCGGATATTTATACTCCCGCGAAGAAATGGAAGCCTTAAAAGCTTTGGTGTTAAAGTACGACCTTTACTTGTTTGCAGATGAAGCTTATCGCGAGTTTGTATACGGCGACCAGCCTTTTGTATCACCAATGCATTTAGATGGCTTGGACGAGAATGTTGTTATTATCGACACCGTAAGTAAACGCTACAGCGCTTGTGGCGCTCGTTTAGGTTGCATTATCACCAAAAACAAAAAATTTTGGCAAACAGCTATCAAATTTGCACAGGCAAGGTTAAGTCCTGGTTTGGTTGAACAAATTGCAGGCGAAGCAGCTATTGATACTCCTGACGAGTATTTTGACCGTGTTAAAGCAGAGTATAATAGCCGCCGTAATACAATAGTTAGTGCACTTAACAAAATGGAAGGTGTTTACTGCCCTAACCCAGGCGGCGCTTTTTATGTAATGGCGCAGTTACCAATTGATAACTCAGATAAGTTTTGCCAGTGGATGCTGGAAGAATTTAGCTATAACAATCAAACCGTGATGATGGCGCCGGCTACAGGTTTTTACAGCACACCTGGTTTAGGTTATAATCAGGTTAGATTAGCTTATGTGTTAAATAACAGCGACCTGGAAAAAGCCATGACGTGCCTTGCAGAAGCTTTAAGAGTTTACCCTGGTAGGGTTGATAATGCCGAAGGTTTAAAACTAAGTGCAGAAACAGTAGCTTAAATTTAAGGGTATGAGTTTAAAAAATATCTGGGTTGTAATACTATCTCTATTTGTTTTTGCGGCAGAAGTAAAAGCACAGG
It encodes:
- a CDS encoding diiron oxygenase codes for the protein MNAKEIERLIKISRERPLMPETYIPWQLEPEANDIFLPETLTSLEGLDVYHTLSPQQKTELGRHELVQVIASYGWGELLFCLFMTRHMLTLPPDSVEHQFLIREMIEELRHQEMFAQAITKLDGKPLPQSKLHRFFGHFSNKYLPADYLFMGSVSVELVTDVYGNYARKADNIYPVIKKMFDLHNIEEGRHILFTKSLLKEYSAKAGFVKRTLYSYVILFNILFIRTMYVKREIYQRIGLENPDEVYKAASKNFKQKFAERCLDDIIAFVHEWRGFNRLTRFAWRWVLGAKI
- a CDS encoding YitT family protein, with translation MKKRFSARKEASKVVMIIAGIMCAAFGLKGFLIPNDFIDGGVTGISLLISSITDWPVSVLLFVINIPFIWLGYKRVDKLFAIKTLVAIIILSLVIYFIEFPDITHDRLLIAVFGGFFLGLGIGLCMRGGSVIDGTELLAVYINPRSFLSIGQIILLINVFIFGVAAFFLGIEKALYSMLTYLAATQTINYIIQGFDEYTSVTIISPKSELIKNVIMRHLHRGVTVYKGERGFGKTTFEDKNIDILVTVITRLDVQRVVTRVQEIDPTAFIITNSVSEVRGGLVKKLTIGH
- a CDS encoding lysophospholipid acyltransferase family protein, which produces MLTKILSKLGIAMLYLISFLPFWLLYKISDLLFIVLYHVMHYRRDVVQANLRNSFPEKNGAELKVIEKEYYSYLADLSVETVKLFTISEKEVMKRMRCTNFDLIQGYFAQGKSVIGALGHYGNWELAAHCLSLLTQTERRIIVYKPLTNKTFDNAFIKVRSRFGATLVAMQNTMRTLVSYKKETTISVLVSDQTPVQSEANYFTEFLNQPTAVFLGVEKLSKLLNNVVVFCDIRRIKRGYYTVTFVPLFDDAKNTAEYEITREHVRYLENVIKQEPAYWLWSHKRWKFTPPHSN
- the xerD gene encoding site-specific tyrosine recombinase XerD, with the translated sequence MKLERSLSANSVEAYARDIDKLQQFAEQGTKPVKPDDIKLADLRQFINFINELGMIPSSQARILSGVKAFYKYLLTEELIDSDPSELLESPKIQRKLPDTLSYNDINKLIAAIDLSKPEGMRNKAIMEVLYGCGLRVSELTELKLSNLYLDIEFIKVTGKGNKERLVPIGNEAIKALKLWIQQVRPNIPVKKGHEDIVFLNRRGAGLTRVYIFTMIKELAAAIGLQKNISPHTLRHSFATHLVEGGADLRAVQEMLGHESITTTEIYTHLDREYLKSTIIQHHPRN
- a CDS encoding VanW family protein, which produces MSNALAENHSFSKLAIFQIKVTFFTFKRCYHNLFSGLEKFSNKGNLNNLPLAATSESELWNKNDNAQNQILTAGKVQNLRIAAQILNGMEVPANQTFSFWKHIGNPNIGKGFVIGREVREGCIVPSIAGGMCQLSNALYDAAIKAGFEILERHKHTKVIPGSLAEHDRDATVKWNYLDLRFRANVDFKVVTDLTANKLIVKLMANSSVNEISNSRIQAPDHINDCYSCGNFDCFKPPKQPPATSQTGATVFVLDERWTEYEQYINSIATPNDIIIMPSGKHDAKYLHKFRWQIKDGPTIKTFIMPAVQRTIWRHIYAKMNRNVFASSLKLDRLIAKKIAKRIPYNATQLVVAQNLLPFLQQEGLFGGRRYNVLMTRLPLTYLHDRLNIAHKLYPQSKTLDDFRANDDIVESEILALNRAEHIITPHEEIAELFNNKVIKLKWAHSDIPAKEKIRGNKVLFPASGVARKGAFEIKRLAIELDLTLVVTGGAMEHIGFWEGVRIAAPANDLLDDIALVVYPTYVEHSPRIILKALSCNIPVITTNACGLPPQNNLTIVKTGDYDQLREAVKSALFSN
- a CDS encoding nitroreductase family protein, producing MNELFNNIAGTIKSRRSVKPFMMNGGKIPHEQIESLLELAIWAPNHGSTEPWRFVVYPSPSDFCRQHAALYKANTSEAEFIQGSYDNFYTQGDKVSHAIVAIMERGNLPKIPVFEEEWATASAIQNVLLGATALNIASFWSTGGMILKPAMHSFLNLKPEDRVMGVIYLGYADEYPKGVRKKTVSEKTEWK
- the aroQ gene encoding type II 3-dehydroquinate dehydratase, with translation MNIQIINGPNLNLLGVREKSIYGDASFDTYLTELKKRYPDVNISYYQSNVEGEIINKLHEIGFSFDGIVLNAGAYTHTSIAIADAIAAIKTPVIEVHISNVHKREAFRHHSYLSANCKGVILGFGMDSYRLGIESLIG
- a CDS encoding glycosyltransferase family 2 protein, which produces MNKPKVAIVILNWNGVNHLRTFLPSVITSSYPNLEIVVGDNASTDESLSFIEDTYPAIRIIRNEENYGFTGGYNRVLKQVEADYYILLNSDVEVHPGWIEPVIDLMESDPLIAVAAPKILDYNKREYFEHAGAAGGYIDSFGYPFCQGRMFYEIEKDNGQYNTSHEVFWATGAAMFIKKKCWDEAAGFDDRFFAHMEEIDLCWRLKNRGYKVMYCAESYVYHLGGGTLNTENPFKTYLNFRNNLLLLKKNLPFWRGASVITTRFFLDFTALVRFLSEGKRKDAWAVSKAHQNFARNIFHSEEEHHRDKLPTKLTGMYRGSIVWEFFVKKCHLFSCLDKDKF
- a CDS encoding DUF6265 family protein, encoding MKKYLPVLTIILCSFITADNFATLHQLVGGTWKMKKKDGYTCEKWVKVNGNELKSTAFNIKGKDTSVYESVSLTNKNGVIAYTVTGAGNSQPVAFKLTTVNNNQFIFSNPAHDFPQQVVYQFINPDSIHAWVDGKYNGKVEKIDFYYKRTK